Proteins encoded together in one Canis lupus familiaris isolate Mischka breed German Shepherd chromosome 25, alternate assembly UU_Cfam_GSD_1.0, whole genome shotgun sequence window:
- the SLC25A15 gene encoding mitochondrial ornithine transporter 1 isoform X1, whose product MKPNPAIQAAIDLTAGAAGGTACVLTGQPFDTLKVKMQTFPDLYRGLTDCCLKTYSQVGFRGFYKGTSPALIANIAENSVLFMCYGFCQQVVRKVVGLEKQAKLSDLQNAAAGSFASAFAALVLCPTELVKCRLQTMHEMASSGKIANSQNTVWSVVKTVLRKDGPLGFYHGLSSTLLREVPGYFFFFGGYELSRSFFASGKSKDELGPVPLMLSGGVGGVCLWLAVYPVDCVKSRIQVLSMSGKQAGFIGTFISIVKNEGITALYSGLKPTMIRAFPANGALFLAYEYSRKLMMSQFEAY is encoded by the exons ATGAAGCCCAATCCTGCTATCCAAGCTGCCATTGACCTCACAGCAGGGGCTGCAG GGGGCACAGCATGTGTACTGACTGGGCAGCCCTTTGACACACTGAAAGTGAAGATGCAGACATTCCCCGACCTGTACAGGGGCCTCACCGACTGCTGCCTGAAGACATACTCACAGGTGGGCTTCCGGGGCTTCTACAAGGGGACCAGCCCAGCGTTGATTGCCAATATCGCCGAGAACTCTGTCCTCTTCATGTGCTACGGCTTCTGCCAACAGGTGGTGCGGAAAGTGGTTGGATTGGAAAAGCAGGCCAAGCTGAG TGATCTGCAGAATGCAGCTGCTGGTTCCTTTGCCTCTGCCTTTGCTGCTCTGGTACTCTGCCCCACTGAGCTTGTGAAGTGCCGGCTGCAGACCATGCATGAGATGGCATCGTCGGGAAAGATAGCCAACAGCCAGAA CACCGTCTGGTCTGTGGTGAAGACTGTCCTCAGGAAGGACGGCCCCTTGGGCTTCTACCATGGCCTCTCCAGCACTCTACTCCGAGAAGTGCCCggctatttcttcttctttggagGCTACGAGCTGAGCAGGTCGTTTTTTGCATCAGGGAAATCCAAGGATGAACTAG GCCCTGTCCCTTTGATGTTAAGTGGTGGAGTTGGTGGAGTCTGCCTCTGGCTTGCTGTTTACCCAGTGGATTGCGTCAAATCCAGAATTCAGGTTCTTTCCATGTCTGGAAAACAGGCAGGATTTATTGGAACCTTTATAAGCATTGTGAAAAATGAAG GAATAACAGCCTTATATTCTGGACTGAAGCCTACTATGATTCGAGCGTTCCCTGCCAACGGGGCACTGTTTTTGGCCTATGAATACAGCAGGAAGCTGATGATGAGCCAGTTTGAAGCCTACTGA
- the SLC25A15 gene encoding mitochondrial ornithine transporter 1 isoform X2 — MGEDLKKIGGTACVLTGQPFDTLKVKMQTFPDLYRGLTDCCLKTYSQVGFRGFYKGTSPALIANIAENSVLFMCYGFCQQVVRKVVGLEKQAKLSDLQNAAAGSFASAFAALVLCPTELVKCRLQTMHEMASSGKIANSQNTVWSVVKTVLRKDGPLGFYHGLSSTLLREVPGYFFFFGGYELSRSFFASGKSKDELGPVPLMLSGGVGGVCLWLAVYPVDCVKSRIQVLSMSGKQAGFIGTFISIVKNEGITALYSGLKPTMIRAFPANGALFLAYEYSRKLMMSQFEAY, encoded by the exons ATGGGAGAGGATTTGAAGAAGATAG GGGGCACAGCATGTGTACTGACTGGGCAGCCCTTTGACACACTGAAAGTGAAGATGCAGACATTCCCCGACCTGTACAGGGGCCTCACCGACTGCTGCCTGAAGACATACTCACAGGTGGGCTTCCGGGGCTTCTACAAGGGGACCAGCCCAGCGTTGATTGCCAATATCGCCGAGAACTCTGTCCTCTTCATGTGCTACGGCTTCTGCCAACAGGTGGTGCGGAAAGTGGTTGGATTGGAAAAGCAGGCCAAGCTGAG TGATCTGCAGAATGCAGCTGCTGGTTCCTTTGCCTCTGCCTTTGCTGCTCTGGTACTCTGCCCCACTGAGCTTGTGAAGTGCCGGCTGCAGACCATGCATGAGATGGCATCGTCGGGAAAGATAGCCAACAGCCAGAA CACCGTCTGGTCTGTGGTGAAGACTGTCCTCAGGAAGGACGGCCCCTTGGGCTTCTACCATGGCCTCTCCAGCACTCTACTCCGAGAAGTGCCCggctatttcttcttctttggagGCTACGAGCTGAGCAGGTCGTTTTTTGCATCAGGGAAATCCAAGGATGAACTAG GCCCTGTCCCTTTGATGTTAAGTGGTGGAGTTGGTGGAGTCTGCCTCTGGCTTGCTGTTTACCCAGTGGATTGCGTCAAATCCAGAATTCAGGTTCTTTCCATGTCTGGAAAACAGGCAGGATTTATTGGAACCTTTATAAGCATTGTGAAAAATGAAG GAATAACAGCCTTATATTCTGGACTGAAGCCTACTATGATTCGAGCGTTCCCTGCCAACGGGGCACTGTTTTTGGCCTATGAATACAGCAGGAAGCTGATGATGAGCCAGTTTGAAGCCTACTGA
- the SLC25A15 gene encoding mitochondrial ornithine transporter 1 isoform X4 yields the protein MKPNPAIQAAIDLTAGAAGGTACVLTGQPFDTLKVKMQTFPDLYRGLTDCCLKTYSQVGFRGFYKGTSPALIANIAENSVLFMCYGFCQQVVRKVVGLEKQAKLSDLQNAAAGSFASAFAALVLCPTELVKCRLQTMHEMASSGKIANSQNTVWSVVKTVLRKDGPLGFYHGLSSTLLREVPGYFFFFGGYELSRSFFASGKSKDELGITALYSGLKPTMIRAFPANGALFLAYEYSRKLMMSQFEAY from the exons ATGAAGCCCAATCCTGCTATCCAAGCTGCCATTGACCTCACAGCAGGGGCTGCAG GGGGCACAGCATGTGTACTGACTGGGCAGCCCTTTGACACACTGAAAGTGAAGATGCAGACATTCCCCGACCTGTACAGGGGCCTCACCGACTGCTGCCTGAAGACATACTCACAGGTGGGCTTCCGGGGCTTCTACAAGGGGACCAGCCCAGCGTTGATTGCCAATATCGCCGAGAACTCTGTCCTCTTCATGTGCTACGGCTTCTGCCAACAGGTGGTGCGGAAAGTGGTTGGATTGGAAAAGCAGGCCAAGCTGAG TGATCTGCAGAATGCAGCTGCTGGTTCCTTTGCCTCTGCCTTTGCTGCTCTGGTACTCTGCCCCACTGAGCTTGTGAAGTGCCGGCTGCAGACCATGCATGAGATGGCATCGTCGGGAAAGATAGCCAACAGCCAGAA CACCGTCTGGTCTGTGGTGAAGACTGTCCTCAGGAAGGACGGCCCCTTGGGCTTCTACCATGGCCTCTCCAGCACTCTACTCCGAGAAGTGCCCggctatttcttcttctttggagGCTACGAGCTGAGCAGGTCGTTTTTTGCATCAGGGAAATCCAAGGATGAACTAG GAATAACAGCCTTATATTCTGGACTGAAGCCTACTATGATTCGAGCGTTCCCTGCCAACGGGGCACTGTTTTTGGCCTATGAATACAGCAGGAAGCTGATGATGAGCCAGTTTGAAGCCTACTGA
- the SLC25A15 gene encoding mitochondrial ornithine transporter 1 isoform X3 → MKPNPAIQAAIDLTAGAAGGTACVLTGQPFDTLKVKMQTFPDLYRGLTDCCLKTYSQVVRKVVGLEKQAKLSDLQNAAAGSFASAFAALVLCPTELVKCRLQTMHEMASSGKIANSQNTVWSVVKTVLRKDGPLGFYHGLSSTLLREVPGYFFFFGGYELSRSFFASGKSKDELGPVPLMLSGGVGGVCLWLAVYPVDCVKSRIQVLSMSGKQAGFIGTFISIVKNEGITALYSGLKPTMIRAFPANGALFLAYEYSRKLMMSQFEAY, encoded by the exons ATGAAGCCCAATCCTGCTATCCAAGCTGCCATTGACCTCACAGCAGGGGCTGCAG GGGGCACAGCATGTGTACTGACTGGGCAGCCCTTTGACACACTGAAAGTGAAGATGCAGACATTCCCCGACCTGTACAGGGGCCTCACCGACTGCTGCCTGAAGACATACTCACAG GTGGTGCGGAAAGTGGTTGGATTGGAAAAGCAGGCCAAGCTGAG TGATCTGCAGAATGCAGCTGCTGGTTCCTTTGCCTCTGCCTTTGCTGCTCTGGTACTCTGCCCCACTGAGCTTGTGAAGTGCCGGCTGCAGACCATGCATGAGATGGCATCGTCGGGAAAGATAGCCAACAGCCAGAA CACCGTCTGGTCTGTGGTGAAGACTGTCCTCAGGAAGGACGGCCCCTTGGGCTTCTACCATGGCCTCTCCAGCACTCTACTCCGAGAAGTGCCCggctatttcttcttctttggagGCTACGAGCTGAGCAGGTCGTTTTTTGCATCAGGGAAATCCAAGGATGAACTAG GCCCTGTCCCTTTGATGTTAAGTGGTGGAGTTGGTGGAGTCTGCCTCTGGCTTGCTGTTTACCCAGTGGATTGCGTCAAATCCAGAATTCAGGTTCTTTCCATGTCTGGAAAACAGGCAGGATTTATTGGAACCTTTATAAGCATTGTGAAAAATGAAG GAATAACAGCCTTATATTCTGGACTGAAGCCTACTATGATTCGAGCGTTCCCTGCCAACGGGGCACTGTTTTTGGCCTATGAATACAGCAGGAAGCTGATGATGAGCCAGTTTGAAGCCTACTGA